TGGAAATGAAATCCCTGTATGTTGAAGGTCCAATAGAAGGCCTGCTGAAAAGCCCCGCCGAGATGGCTAAGATTTTCGGCGAAAAAGGAGTTGATCCATCCAAAACCATCATCATTTACGATAATGGAAAATACGTTTATGCCACATACATGTACTGGATCCTTGAGTACCTCGGATATCCGAATGTAAAAGTGCTCGACGGCCACATGACCAGCTGGCGCGCTGCCCGTGGTCCGGTGACTAAAACACCTTTTACCAAACCTGCATTAACAGTGACTCCAAAATTAAAATCGGAATTATTTTGTGATTACAATTACGTGAAGGGAAAGTTGAATAACTCAGGAACCATGATTGTGGATGTTTCTGCTCCGAAAGAGTATGATGCAGGGCATATCCCGGGAGCTATCAGTATGGAAAATAAGCTCTTTTTTAATGAAGAAGCTTCTACTTTGAATTCAAAGGAAGCAATTGAAAAAGTGTTGGCAGATCACAAAATTGATAAAAACAAAGAGATCATTCTTTATTGTGCCTCAAGTGCCCGCACCGGCACTGTTTACCTGGCCATGAAGGCTTTAGGTTACAAGAATATGAAGATTTACGAGGGTGGTTACAACGAGTACAAAACCAAATAAGCAGTAAATCATAATCATGGTAATCATGAAAAAACTGAAATATTTATCGCTGCTGCTGATGTTTCCTCTGCTATTAAGCAACTGCACCCATGTGGACACCCAGGTTTATGCTTCGGTTGACGAGCTGGTAGCTGAACACAAAGCTGATGTTAATTATGCAACAGTACAACAACTCGACGAACTTTTGATCTCTGGGACGCCCGGAGTAAAAGTAGTGGATGTACGCGAACCTGAAGAGTTTGCAGCAGGTCATATCCCTGGCGCCATCAATGTTCCGAGGGGTTTGCTCGAATTTTCGAGTCAGCTTACCAACCGTAGAGAAAAACTCTATGTTTACAGCAACCAGCAGAACCGGTCAACATTAGCCGCTAGTAATCTCGAATTACTAAAGTTTGGGCATGTAACTGTGCTCGATGGCGGAATGGATGCATGGGCATTGGCATTTCCTGAAAAAATTGAAGAAGGCAGTGGAACAGCTTCGGCTGCAACCCCGGCCAAAAAAGCCTCATCCGGCGGATGTGGTGATTAAACATTTAATATAAAATTTTAAAAAGATCGAATTATGGCAAAAATGGTAATCGGATTGTTCTCAGGCGGCTATGACAAGCTCACTTTTGCAGGTGTTTTGCTTAGCGGCGCCGCTGCCGACGATATGGATGTGGAGGTTTATGTGCACCTGAAAGCCGCCCAGTGGTTTGTGAAAGGAAATGAAGAAGGCAAATTGTACCTGAGCGAAGACAATGAAAAACTGGATTCCTGCATGCAAAAGCTGAAGGAAGCCGGAAGCCCGACCTGGTTTGAATACTTCGAAATGGCCAGGGAAATGACCAATGTCAAAGTATACGTGTGCAGCCTTGCAGGAAGGATATGGGGTGGAACCAAAATGGATAATTTCATTGATATGGTTGACGGAATCATTGGGATTGGCGAATACATTGATGCTGCAAAGAGTGCAGACGTTCATTTTTTACTTTAAACAACTTTTTTTATCACCAATAAATAACAGGAGATTTAACAATGACAAACGAAGAATTGAAAGCATTAGATATTGCGAAAAGCGTTGACGCAAGAGGCACTGCATGTCCCGGACCGCTGTTGGCAGCTAAAAAAGCCATCGGCGAAATTGAAGAAGGGGAAATTATGGAAGTGCTTTCGGCTGACGAAGGGACAAAAAGAGATATCCCCAAGTGGGCCGAGAAAAAAGGCTATGACTACCTGGGCGATATGGAAGAGGACGGATACTTCAGGCTTTATCTCAGGAAAAACTAATTGATCATGTCAGAGACCGCTAAGAAGACTTCAGCGAAAGTCCTGGTATTCTCTACCGAGAAGATTTCAGACCCCGCCATTGATTTGGCGGGGCTTCTTAAATTGCATTACCCCCCAACGGTATATGTAATCACAGTGCCTTGCTCCAGCTCAGTCAAGCCCAAGTGGATCATGCACGCCTTTGAAAAAGGTTACGACGGTGTTTTTATTGCCGCCGATGGCAGTGACTGTCCGTTTAGCGAAACATGTACCGAAAAAACGTCGGACATCATCGCTCAGACCCACATCCTCATGAAAGAAAAAGGAATGAATCCTGCCAAACTCAAGATGGCCGCTATTTGCTCGGTTTGCGCAGAACCCTTCGTTAAGCACATGAACAATTTTGTAGAAGAGCTTTCGAGGAACTAAATATTTTAAATCAACCTTTGAAAATGAATCAAATGCCAGATACTACCGAAACAACAAATCGATTTGATGCGCTTGTTATCGGCGGAGGTATTGCCGGTGCAGAGGCTGCGCTGAATCTTGCCAATATGGGCTTCAGTGTGGTGATTGTGGAAAAAGACCTCTCTCTGGGTGGAAAAATGATCCACCTCAGCAAAGTATTTCCGACTCTCGATTGTTCTGCCTGTATTACTACGCCAAAGATCTCGGAAACAGCAAGACATCCTAACATCAAAATATTTACTTACAGCGAGGTTCACGACATTAAAAAGCTGGGAGAAAATCGGTTCACGGCCCAAATTCACAAGAAACCCCGCTATGTAAAAGAGGACGAATGTACCGGTTGCGAGGCCTGCGAAAAGGTGTGCCCGGTGATCGTTGAAGACCAGTTTCAGTTTGACCTGGTTGGCCGTAAAGTCGCTTATATTCCTTTCAGCATTGCCAATCCGCGCGTGGCTGCCATTGACATCGAGAATTGCATCCTTTGCGGCGCCTGCGAAAAAGCCTGTTTGGCCGAAGCCATTGACTTCACGCAGGAAATGGAAATTATCCCGATCGAGATCAAAGCAGTTGTAGTAGCTACAGGGTATCATCTGATTGACCCGGTAAAGTTGCCAAACTATGGCTATTCAAAATTTAAAAACGTGGTGACAGCCATGCAGATGGAACGTCAGCTCGTTCCCACCCGTCCTTTTAATACAGTACTCAGGCCAAAAGATGGTAAAATGCCCGAAAACATTGCTTACGTGCTTTGTGCCGGATCGCGCGATGAAACTGTTGGAAACCCCATCTGTTCTCAAATTTGCTGCATGTATTCCATCAAACAGGCACAATTGATTATGGGAGCGCTACCAATGGCCGACGTCACCATTTATTACCTGCATATCCGCGCATTTGGCAAAGGATTTAATGAATTTTATCTACAGGCAAAAAGCATGGGTGTGGATTTCGTTAAAGGAAAAGTTGCCAAGATCACCGAAAAGGAAAACGGGAACCTGATTGTCCGCTATGAAGACGTTTATAAAGGAAAAGTAAAAGAAACCGAACATGATCTTGTAGTGCTTGCCAATGGCATTCTGGCCAATGATGGCATATCCGAAATGTTCGACGGAGTAAAACTGGAGACCGATCCTTTCCACTATGTTAAGCAGATTGATGAGTTGGCCAATCCCACCCGCACCAGCATTCCCGGCGTATTTGTTGCCGGCGCCGCTTCAGGACCGATGGATATTCCTGACTCAATTCTTTCGGCAGGCGCCGCATCATCCGAAACAGCAAGCTACATAAGGAGGTTGTCATGAAACAAAAAATAGGAGTTTATATCTGTCATTGCGGCGCCAACATCGCCGATCATATTGATGTTGAAAAGGTTAAAGCTAGTGTTGAAACCTACCCGGGGGTTTTCCTTGCCCGCACAACCATGTTTGCCTGTTCCGACTCGGCACAAAAAGAAATTGAAGAAGACATCAGATCCAATCAGCTCGATGCCATTGTTGTTGCTTCCTGCTCGCCCAAGTTGCACCTGCAAACTTTCCGGAATGTGGCCATGCGCGGCGGTTTGAATCAGTACAATTACGTACAGGTGAATATCCGTGAACAGGGATCGTGGGCGCACAGCGACAAACCTGCCGATGCTACAACCAAAGCCATTCAACTGGTCAAAGCAGGCATTGCACGGGTTGCCGAATCAAAAGAGCTGGAGATGCTCAGGATAAATGCTGCCAACAAAGTTGCAGTGATTGGCGCCGGCGTTGCCGGACTCAGGGCTGCCGTTGAGCTGGCTGACATGGGAACTGAGGTTTTTCTCATCGAAAAAGAGCACTTTATTGGAGGGCGTGTTTCGCAATGGGGCAAACTGTTCACTTCGGATCAAACCGGCGAAATGATCGTGAAAAACTTGTATAAGGATGTGATTAAGCATCCTAAAGTGAAACTCTACACCGGAACCCAGGTAGCTGCAAAGTCGGGTAGCGTGGGTAACTACAATCTCGAATTGAAGATCACCCCCCGCTTCATTACCGAAGCCTGCATTCCCAATGCTTTTGATAAAGCCATCGAAGTTTGCCCGGTAGAAGTTGACGATGAATTCAATTTTGGCATGAATAAGCGCAAAGCTATTTATAAAAATTATGCTTCCGAATTTCCCCACCTGCCGGCCATTGACATCGAAAATTGCACCAAATGCGGAAAATGCGTTGAAGTATGCAGTAACATTGATCTTGATCAGGAAGTAAGAACCGAAACCATCAATGTGGGTTCGATCCTGATTAGCACCGGATTTGATCCTTATGAGCCTGCCGAAGGTGAATATGGATATAAAACCATTGACAATGTGATCACGCTTCAGCAATTCTTGCGGTTGATCGAGCTGAGCGGCAGTAAGTTGACTTATAAGGGAAAAGAGATCAAAACTGTTGGATACATCTATTGTGTGGGAAGTATGCAGATCAAGGGCGATAAAAAATATTGTTCCCGTTATTGCTGCACTTCGGCCATTCATACGGCCAATGAGGTTTACGACAAATACAAGGTAAAATCCTATCATCTCAACAGAGGAATCCGTACCTATGGCAAACAGGAATTGCTTTACACCCAATCATCCCTCAACGGTGATGTTTACGTAGAATTTGACCCTAAAAAGGAACCCGTCATTATCAAGAACGGAAAAGGAGCCGTCATCAATGTGATTGACCTGCTGACCGCAAAGGAAGAGTTGGAAATTCCGGTTGATCTGGTAGTATTGGTGACCGGGATGGTTCCACGCAAGGGAAATACGATTGGCGACATTCTGAAAGTTCCGATTGGCCGGGATAAATTTTTCAATGAAATTCACCCAAAACTGCGCCCGGTAGAGACTGTGATTGACGGTGTTCAGATTGCAGGCGCCAGCCAGTCGCCCAAAAATATCTCCGAATCGCTCAAATCATCGCTTGCGGCTGCATCCAAAGCAGCTTCACTGGTGAGTAAAGGGGAAATAGAACTTGAACCTACGCTTGCAAAAATTCATAAGAACATTTGTGAATGGTGTGGAAAGTGCGCTGCGATTTGTCCGTTTGGCGCCATCACCAAAACAACGATCGAAGGCAGGGAGGTAGCCCAGGTGAATGTGGCCAACTGTAAAGGCTGTGGAATGTGTCTGCCGGTATGTCCTGTGGATGCGATTGACCTGATTGGTTACACCAACCGCGAAATCGAAAGTATGATTGATGCATTGATTGATTAAAACTTTACCCGAAAAAGAAATGTCGAAAACGATCAATATTATAAAAGAAAAGCGGCAGGTTACCGAAATGGCCAAACAGCGCCGTAAAACTTATGCCGACATCCGTAAACAACTGCTCCAGGCTCTGGAGGAGGAAGGTAAAACCATCCCCGAACTTGCCACTTCAACAGGCTTACCTATCGAGGATGTTACCTATTACCTGATGACTATGCGCAAGTTTGGTGACGTGGTCACCGGTTCGGTGGACGATGATGATGCATATTTTTATTATGAACTGAAAAAAAAGTAGTCGAACATGGCAAAAGTAAATCCTGACTTTTTACCTGAACTGAAAAAATATGGCGGTGTTGACTTTAGCGCCTGTTACAACTGTGGAAACTGCACTGCCATTTGCGACCTATCAACCCCCGAAGATTCTTTCCCGCGGATGATGGTTCGTGCAAGTGTTGTAGGTCTTGAAGACAAGATCACCAGCTCGCTCGATCCCTGGCTGTGCTATTACTGCGGCGACTGCAGCACGCACTGCCCGCGCGGAGCCAATCCGGGAGAACTCATGATGGCATTGCGCCGGTGGCTCACTGCAAAATATGACTGGACAGGCCTTTCCGGACTGCTCTACAAGTACCTGCCGGCTACTATTCTGGCCTTTATTGCCACCGCACTGGCAGTAATCGGATTAGCTGCAGCTTACAATTTCGAGATCGAACCCATCATGCACTTTGGACATCAGTTTGAGTTCTTTGCTATTCTTGCGGTATTTATGGTTATACTCGTTCCAAACCTTATCCGGATGTGGTATTTCCTCATTCTGAAACCAAAAAGAAAAGTCTCATTTTCGACTTATCTGAAAAGTTTTGGAGAACTTTTCGTACACATGTTTACACAGAAACGTACGCTCGGCTGTGACGACAGCAAAACACGCTGGCTTGAACACCTGATTCTCGTATTCGGCTACCTGACGTTGCTATTTACCACAGTTATCCTCGATTGGTTCCACGCTGAAAATATCCTGATTATCGCTCTGGGTTACCTCGTAAGTGCGGTCGTTTTTGTTGTAACTTTCCTTTTTGTTAGAGGTCGAGCCTCCAGGAGCAATGAGAACAACAAGTTTTCGCAGCCTTCCGACTGGCTTTTCGTGATCTGGCTCTTTCTGCTTGGCTTTACCGCATTTTGTGTTCGGCTCTTTGTTGACCTCAACCTGATCGAAACCAACATTTGGCTGTACCTCGTACACATGATTGTTCTTGTGCAATGGGCTGTCTTGATTGTCCCTTTTGGCAAATGGACGCACTTCCTTTATCGCTCCTTCGCCATGTACTTCGAAAAGGTGTTACAAACCGAGAAAGCGTTGGAAAAGAAATAATCTGACCTGCAAGTGGTCAG
This sequence is a window from Bacteroidales bacterium. Protein-coding genes within it:
- a CDS encoding sulfurtransferase, which encodes MRYLNRLAGMFLLVIMATGAYAQFDIISAKDAIKLVDDPNVIIISTRKAEDYAKVHIQNAINVEMKSLYVEGPIEGLLKSPAEMAKIFGEKGVDPSKTIIIYDNGKYVYATYMYWILEYLGYPNVKVLDGHMTSWRAARGPVTKTPFTKPALTVTPKLKSELFCDYNYVKGKLNNSGTMIVDVSAPKEYDAGHIPGAISMENKLFFNEEASTLNSKEAIEKVLADHKIDKNKEIILYCASSARTGTVYLAMKALGYKNMKIYEGGYNEYKTK
- a CDS encoding rhodanese-like domain-containing protein, coding for MKKLKYLSLLLMFPLLLSNCTHVDTQVYASVDELVAEHKADVNYATVQQLDELLISGTPGVKVVDVREPEEFAAGHIPGAINVPRGLLEFSSQLTNRREKLYVYSNQQNRSTLAASNLELLKFGHVTVLDGGMDAWALAFPEKIEEGSGTASAATPAKKASSGGCGD
- a CDS encoding DsrE family protein → MAKMVIGLFSGGYDKLTFAGVLLSGAAADDMDVEVYVHLKAAQWFVKGNEEGKLYLSEDNEKLDSCMQKLKEAGSPTWFEYFEMAREMTNVKVYVCSLAGRIWGGTKMDNFIDMVDGIIGIGEYIDAAKSADVHFLL
- a CDS encoding sulfurtransferase TusA family protein, which encodes MTNEELKALDIAKSVDARGTACPGPLLAAKKAIGEIEEGEIMEVLSADEGTKRDIPKWAEKKGYDYLGDMEEDGYFRLYLRKN
- a CDS encoding hydrogenase iron-sulfur subunit produces the protein MSETAKKTSAKVLVFSTEKISDPAIDLAGLLKLHYPPTVYVITVPCSSSVKPKWIMHAFEKGYDGVFIAADGSDCPFSETCTEKTSDIIAQTHILMKEKGMNPAKLKMAAICSVCAEPFVKHMNNFVEELSRN
- a CDS encoding CoB--CoM heterodisulfide reductase iron-sulfur subunit A family protein; translated protein: MPDTTETTNRFDALVIGGGIAGAEAALNLANMGFSVVIVEKDLSLGGKMIHLSKVFPTLDCSACITTPKISETARHPNIKIFTYSEVHDIKKLGENRFTAQIHKKPRYVKEDECTGCEACEKVCPVIVEDQFQFDLVGRKVAYIPFSIANPRVAAIDIENCILCGACEKACLAEAIDFTQEMEIIPIEIKAVVVATGYHLIDPVKLPNYGYSKFKNVVTAMQMERQLVPTRPFNTVLRPKDGKMPENIAYVLCAGSRDETVGNPICSQICCMYSIKQAQLIMGALPMADVTIYYLHIRAFGKGFNEFYLQAKSMGVDFVKGKVAKITEKENGNLIVRYEDVYKGKVKETEHDLVVLANGILANDGISEMFDGVKLETDPFHYVKQIDELANPTRTSIPGVFVAGAASGPMDIPDSILSAGAASSETASYIRRLS
- a CDS encoding CoB--CoM heterodisulfide reductase iron-sulfur subunit A family protein → MKQKIGVYICHCGANIADHIDVEKVKASVETYPGVFLARTTMFACSDSAQKEIEEDIRSNQLDAIVVASCSPKLHLQTFRNVAMRGGLNQYNYVQVNIREQGSWAHSDKPADATTKAIQLVKAGIARVAESKELEMLRINAANKVAVIGAGVAGLRAAVELADMGTEVFLIEKEHFIGGRVSQWGKLFTSDQTGEMIVKNLYKDVIKHPKVKLYTGTQVAAKSGSVGNYNLELKITPRFITEACIPNAFDKAIEVCPVEVDDEFNFGMNKRKAIYKNYASEFPHLPAIDIENCTKCGKCVEVCSNIDLDQEVRTETINVGSILISTGFDPYEPAEGEYGYKTIDNVITLQQFLRLIELSGSKLTYKGKEIKTVGYIYCVGSMQIKGDKKYCSRYCCTSAIHTANEVYDKYKVKSYHLNRGIRTYGKQELLYTQSSLNGDVYVEFDPKKEPVIIKNGKGAVINVIDLLTAKEELEIPVDLVVLVTGMVPRKGNTIGDILKVPIGRDKFFNEIHPKLRPVETVIDGVQIAGASQSPKNISESLKSSLAAASKAASLVSKGEIELEPTLAKIHKNICEWCGKCAAICPFGAITKTTIEGREVAQVNVANCKGCGMCLPVCPVDAIDLIGYTNREIESMIDALID